The Brassica rapa cultivar Chiifu-401-42 chromosome A10, CAAS_Brap_v3.01, whole genome shotgun sequence genome segment CTCTCACAACGCCGAGAGGCGCCGGAGAGGCGAGTTGAAAACAACGGCGGCTGCTCTCGAGACGAAGGGTTTCAGAGAGAGATGTTGGGGCGCGTGGGTGGCACTCCCTTTTTACCTTCTTTTTCTACAAAGACTAAAATTGAAAGTCATGATtatcaataataaataaatagaaccCCTACGATTTAAACCACTTTTTCTAGTGAAAACGACCTCGGTCTTGTGGTCGATAGATAATAAAAGATCTAATGTTTGAATTACAAAATGACTATAGGTGCAAAATTGACAACATCTCATCATGTCAAATATTGAACTAAACTGTTCGTGATGGTTGGTTATATTGTGAATgtattgtttgttttcttaGTTTGCGGCTAATTTAATACTACTTTTTTTAGATTATGGAATGTTGCCGACCACGAGGATATGACATTGGACCAACTTATTGGATTTGAGGCTGTGAGAAGTCTGGCCCATACGATCCAAACATGATCCGGATGTCAATAACTCGGTCCAGACCTAAACCGACTGAGTAACCGACGACGTGGAAATATGAATGCCATGCCAGTCACGGTTAGGCCATATATACAAACTCGcaatataatatgattaattGATTATGAATATGAACTACGATATTCAAGATTGTTACACGAGTGGTTTTGGAGCTATGATCTTTTCTGCTGAACCCTAGAGTTTCTAAGCAGCAGCCTGAGCATTGCTATTGGTTTTAATATTAGACTTGGTGGCTCCATCTCTCCATCCTTTTTGACGAGCTCTCTCTTCCCACTTAGACGTTAGCTTCTTCTGCTCGGCGAGTGCTAACTCCGCTTTTTCCCTAACTTCTTCGCATGTTTCCATACCCGAGTTGCACTTATCTGCTTCCTTTTGGTACGAAGAAGTTACCTTCTTGGCCTCTAACAGCCCCATGTCCGCTCGTTTATGTTTCTCTAAAGAGTCTGTTTCACGCAGCTTCAGTTCCTCGGTCAGAAGTTCGGCATAGTTCTTCTCAGTGTCTTCGTTCACTTCTGGATCATGCCTTGCACAATCTACACGTCGAAGCAAATATGTTTAATATTAAGACTCGATTACCTAAACTTTAAAGGACTCTTAAACTATATACAGTTCAAGTAAACAATGAATTCACCGGCAAAAGAAGCATTGCTGAGTCCTGCAATAAGAAATGAAACAAGTAGAAAAGTATCAATCTCTTGACTGTGAAAAAACGctagaggaaaaaaaaacccTATTAGTTTACAGATCGTAACCTAATGATGATACTGTTTAACTCAAACAATAGAAGAATCAATACTGTAGAGACTAGAGGCTGAGAAAATCTTCTAT includes the following:
- the LOC103844177 gene encoding LOW QUALITY PROTEIN: uncharacterized protein LOC103844177 (The sequence of the model RefSeq protein was modified relative to this genomic sequence to represent the inferred CDS: inserted 1 base in 1 codon), whose amino-acid sequence is MTDLRFFMASHAAALKVGLALMGLSMXGYILGPPLYWHLTEALAAVSHSSASSCPPCACDCSSQPLLTISKGLSNASFADCARHDPEVNEDTEKNYAELLTEELKLRETDSLEKHKRADMGLLEAKKVTSSYQKEADKCNSGMETCEEVREKAELALAEQKKLTSKWEERARQKGWRDGATKSNIKTNSNAQAAA